The window CCACCCTCATATCTGAGAAAATTCGGTCTTTGAATTTTTCGGCGCGCAAGCGGTTGATCCAACCCGGACATCAATCTGTTTCCGGACTCACTTGCCCAGGCGTCTCCCCGTAACAGCTCTCTGGAGACCTCATGAAATTCCGCTTCCCCATCGTCATCATTGACGAAGATTTCCGTTCCGAAAATACCTCTGGCCTTGGCATACGCGCTCTTGCAGACGCGATGGAAAAAGAAGGCATGGAAGTGCTGGGCGTAACCAGCTATGGCGATTTGTCGCAATTTGCGCAGCAACAATCGCGCGCCTCGGCTTTTATTCTGTCCATTGACGATGAAGAATTTGGCGATGGTACCGATGAAGAAACAGACCATGCACTTAAATCCCTGCGTGCCTTTGTCGAAGAAATCCGATACAAAAATGCCGATATCCCGATTTATTTGTATGGCGAAACCCGTACTTCACGCCATATCCCTAACGATATTCTGCGTGAGCTACATGGCTTTATTCACATGTTTGAAGATACGCCAGAGTTCGTCGCACGTCATATTATCCGTGAAGCCAAATCTTACTTAGATGGTTTGTCACCGCCGTTTTTCCGCGCGCTGGTGCATTACGCGAATGATGGTTCGTATTCATGGCATTGCCCTGGTCACTCCGGTGGCGTCGCATTTTTAAAATCACCTATCGGCCAGATGTTTCATCAATTTTTTGGTGAAAACATGCTGCGTGCCGACGTTTGTAATGCAGTCGAAGAACTGGGGCAATTGCTGGATCATACCGGTCCGGTTGCCGCATCTGAGCGCAATGCAGCACGTATTTTTAATGCCGATCACTGCTATTTTGTCACCAACGGCACCAGCACCAGCAATAAGATGGTGTGGCATTCCACCGTAGCTCCCGGCGACATCGTCGTGGTGGATCGTAACTGCCATAAGTCGATTTTGCACTCCATTATTATGTGCGGCGCGATTCCGGTTTTTCTGATGCCAACCCGTAATCACCTTGGCATTATCGGCCCTATTCCGCTGGAAGAATTCAGCATGGAAAGCATCCGTAAAAAGATTGAAGCTAATCCCTTTGCACGCAATGCGAAGAACAAAAAACCACGTATCCTGACAATCACCCAATCCACCTATGATGGCGTGTTGTACAACGTAGAGACACTCAAAGATTTGCTGGATGGCGAAATCGACACGCTTCATTTTGATGAAGCCTGGTTGCCACATGCGACTTTCCATCCGTTTTATCAAGACATGCATGCGATTGGCAAAGACCGTCCGCGTGCTAAAAAATCGATGATTTTTTCTACCCAATCAACGCACAAACTGCTGGCCGGTATTTCGCAGGCATCGCAAATTTTGGTGCGTGAGTCAGAAACAGTCAAACTCGATAAAGACAGTTTTAACGAAGCCTATCTGATGCACACATCAACCTCACCGCAATACTCTATCATTGCCTCGTGCGACGTCGCAGCAGCGATGATGGAAGCTCCAGGCGGTACCGCCTTGGTTGAGGAATCTATCTTAGAAGCGCTAGATTTCCGCCGCGCCATGCGCAAGGTAGATCAAGAATGGGGCAAAGATTGGTGGTTCCAGGTCTGGGGTCCAGATACCTTGTCAGAAAATGGCATGGCATCGCGCGACGACTGGATGATTAATGCCGAAGATGACTGGCATGGCTTTGGTAAACTTGCACCAGGCTTCAACATGCTGGACCCGATCAAGGCAACGATTGTTACGCCAGGTCTATCGTTGGAAGGGAACTTTAGCGCAACAGGTATTCCTGCGTCGATCGTCACCAAGTATCTTGCAGAACACGGCGTTATTGTCGAAAAAGCGGGTTTGTATTCCTTCTTTATTATGTTCACCATTGGTATCACCAAAGGTCGTTGGAATACTTTGCTGACAGCTTTACAGCAGTTTAAAGACGATTACGACAAGAATCAGCCGATGTGGCGCATCTTGCCAGAATTCGCTACGGCCAATCCACGTTATGAACAAATTGGTCTGAAGGATTTATCACAAAGCATTCATGAAGTATATAAAGCCAGTGACGTCGCCCGCCTGACAACCGAGATGTATTTGTCCGACATGCAACCAGCGATGAAACCGTCTGATGCCTTTGCCAAAATGGCACATCGTGAGATAGAAAGGGTTGCCATCAATGATCTGGAAGGTCGCGTCACAGCGATTTTATTGACGCCTTACCCACCAGGTATTCCTTTGTTGATTCCAGGTGAACGCTTCAATAAAACCATTGTTGATTACCTCAAATTTGTTCGTGACTTTAACGAGAAATTTCCTGGCTTTGAAACCGACTGCCATGGTTTAGTAAAAGCAGAAGTGGATGGAAAACGCGGCTATTTTGTCGATTGCGTCAGATTAGGTGCCGAACTTAGTGAATAAGTTGAGACTCAACTAAGAATCATTTGAGACGAAGTTGGGGTTCAATGATCACTGCGATTACGCATTGAGAAAAAAAGCACTTGTAAGCGCAAGTGCTTTTTTATATCTCAGGCGATGTAACGCGGCTGGGACGGTTTTGCGTAAGTCCTGTCTTTATATTTTGTTTTTCAGGATACAATAAAGCTCAACTCTTTATGAGCGGCAAAGGTATTGCATGAATGAATTGTCCACATTAGTACCGATTAAAAAAACAGAAATCAAAGTTGGTGAAGCATCACCTTGGCCGATTTACGACGCATGGGGTAATTTATTGCTCGATTCTGGTTGCATCGTGAATAGCGAAAGGCAATTAGCAGATTTGATTGAAAACGGCTATTGCTCAGATACGACCTGGGCAGATGTCGGAAAAAAATCCTCACCTCCTATTTCCACTTTAAGCAAACCACCGTCGACCGTCGCAAAACCGCCCGTATCCGAGTTGAATAAAGATGAGTTAATGGAATTGGACAGCGTGCGCTGGCATGTTGGAGAAATTTTCTATCTGCAAGTGCATGATAATGCCGCTCTCAGGTATACCGTGCGCCTGATCGGTTTTGTTAAAAACAAATCGATCATTGTGAGCCCACCGATGATTGATGGCAAAGGTGCGTTAATAAGAGATGGACAAACCTTTATCGTGCGGGCTTTCCCTGGCAAAAAAGCGTATGCCTTTACTGCCTCCGCGATCAAATCGGTGTTTACGCCCTATGCCTATCTCCATCTGTCTTATCCTAAACAAGTACGTTGTACGACGATACGACAAAACTCCCGCGCTAACGTAAAGATTATTGCAGCCGTCAGCATAGGAGATCCGGAGCAAACTGCCGCTGCAACACTAGGTGATTTAAGTATGGGAGGTAGCTCTGGCGTGCTCAAAAAATTAATCGGTAAAAAGAATGATCTTGGTACCATCAAATTTAAAGTCAACGCTGCTGGCAATGATGAGTATCTGGTACTCAACGTTATATTAAGATCAATTTCTCCAACAGAGACTGGGGATGAATATCGCTATGGTTTTGAATTTGTCGATGTCCCAACGCAATCTAAATTAATTTTGTCCGCTTTTGTACATCAAACTCTGGCTGAAATAGAATAAAAATCTGATAGCAGTTTAGCTCACATCCCTCTTTCTCTCTGTTGTATTTTGTCCTTAAATCTGCATTGCTTTACTCAGGATTTTATTGGTTACCACTAGAATTTATTTCCACATGAAAATTTATGCTAATGTATCAGAAAGTATCAAACTAACTGATTTTTGTTGTAAGCTACCTTAACCCTAGTAATAAGCATTAAACAATACGACAGTAGAATGCAGAAAAACACATCTGCATCGCTGTTTTTTCTGCGGCAAAATCACATTATATTTTATACTCCGTACAGTATTATTAATTCCCCACGTATATGTTGGTCGGTAGATTAACTATTTCTAAATTATGGGGGAGTATAGTGAAATTACTGCAAACTGTACTAAAGGAGAATGAAAGGAGAGGGCTTTTATTCTCTTTTCACCATGAATTGATTTTGTATAAATTCAGACATCTTAAGCCTCTCAAAACTACCTACAACGGAGATGTATCATGCCGTATCGCTTGATAAAACTGGCCGCAACTAGCGCCCTCGTAGCATTACTGACCTCTTGCGGAGGTGGTGGCGGTAGTGACACCAGTAATAGCAATAGTGGAACTGGTACTGGAGGGGGAACATCGCCGCCGCCAGTGGCAATCGTGCCGCCGACTCAGGCGCAAGCAGCGCGGATGTTAGGACAAGCAAGCTTCGGTGCAACTACAACGGATATCAACAGCGTCGTCACTAGCGGCTACAGCAGTTGGATTGATACGCAGTTTGCTATTCCACAAACCTTGCACCGTAACTATATGGATAGCATCAGCGCGACTCTGCCAACAGGTACCACGATTAGTCAAAATCAATTCTTTGAGTCATTCTGGCAGCAAGCCATTACGGGTAAAGATCAATTACGCCAGCGTGTCACCTTTGCACTATCACAAATTTTTGTAGTCTCGTTCCAGGACAGCACGGTTGCAAACTTCCCGCGCGGTGTAGCTTCTTATTACGACACTTTGGGCACAAATGCCTTTGGCAATTTTCGCAGCTTGCTAGAAAACGTCAGCTTGCATCCAATGATGGGGATTTACCTGACTTCATTACGCAACCAAAAAGAATCAGGTACACAAACCCCAGATGAAAATTACGCCCGTGAAGTAATGCAGTTGCTGACTATCGGTTTATATGAATTAAATCCGGATGGTTCATTAAAACTGAACAATGGCAAACCGATAGAAACCTATACCAACACCGATATTACTGGCATGGCTAAAGTATTTACCGGCTGGAGCTGGGCTGGACCAGACAAGTCGGACAGCCGTTTTTTTGGCGGCACACCGGACGCCAATCGCGATTGGCAACCAATGCAGAGTTATCCCAAATATCATTCCACCTCTGAAAAAGCTTTTTTAGGTGTCACCGTTCCCGCCCAATCAACGCCTAATCCAGAGGCAAGTTTAAAAACTGCGTTAGATCGTCTGTTTAACCATAACAATGCCGCGCCATTTTTCAGTAAACAGCTCATACAACGTCTGGTCACCAGCAACCCTAGTCCGCAATATGTTGGCAGAGTCGCTGCTGTATTTGCGGACAACGGCCAAGGTGTGCGCGGTGATATGAAGGCGATTATTAAAGCTGTTTTGTTAGATACAGAAGCACGTACTGATGTCAGTAGCAGCACAACGACTGCCGGAAAATTGCGTGAACCGGTCATCCGTCTGGCAAATTGGATGCGCGCATTTAATGCAAGCTCTGCATCCAAACGCTTCTTGTTAGGTAGTTTGGATGATCCGCTCAGCGCATTAGGCCAGACACCAATGCGCTCCTCATCGGTATTCAATTTTTATCGTCCTGGTTATGTTCCACCCAATACCAGCCTGGCTAGTGCAACACCTGAGCTGGTCGCACCCGAATTCCAAATCACCGGCGAAACCTCAGTCGTCGGATATTTAAATTTTATGCGCGATGTCATCCAGAATGGCACAGGATCTTCACGCGATGTCACCGCCGATTATTCCAGTTTGATTGCACTGGCCGATACACCGGACAAACTACTAGATCAGGTAAGTCTGCTGCTGACATCTAACCAGATGAGCGCCACTTTGCGTAACCAGATACTGGCTGCGGTCAACTCGGTTGCGATCTCGACGACCAGCACCACTGCGGCCGACACCGCCAGAAAAAATCGTGTCTATCTCAGTATTTTTCTGACGATGGCGTCCCCCGAATACATCGTACAAAAATAAGCGGAGCCCAACATGAGCCATAAAATGAATGCTTCTCGTCGTGAATTTTTGCGTATGTCATCGATGTTATCGGTCGTCGGCGCAACCACTGCCCCTTTCGCGATCAACCTCGCTACCATGGCATCTGCCGCAGCGCAATCTGCACCCACAGATTACAAGGCCTTGATCTGCCTGTTTATGAATGGCGGTAACGACCACGGCAACACGGTGCTGGCGACAGACAGCACCTCGTGGACCCAATATCTTTCAGTAAGAACGACCACGGACACTGGCTCCATCGCATTGCCGGCAGTTGGTACGCCAGGCGGCGTAATACCAATCACGCCGACGACGACGCAAGCCGGGCGTAGCTTTGCGCTGCACCCTAATTTGGTTGAACTAAAAGGCTTGTTTGACAGCGGCCGGGCGGCAATCATCAGCAATGTTGCGCCGCTGATCGTACCAACGACCTTAGCGCAATATAGAGCGGCCAGCGTGCCATTGCCTCCCAAACTGTTCTCGCACAATGATCAGCAATCCCTATGGCAAGCCTACGCGCCAGAAGGTGCGGCGTATGGTTGGGGCGGGCGCATGGGTGACTTGATGGTGGCGAATAATAGCAACCCGATTTTTACCTCCATCTCGGCCTCTGGCAATGCCGTTTTTTTAGCGGGTAAAACAGTCAATCAATATCAAATCAGCTCCTCAGGTGCGGTACCGATCGGTGGCCTTAGTGGTGCCCTGTTTGGATCAACGGCAGGTGCCAATCCGCTGAAAGCAATTATCACTGCCGACAATCCGCACTTGTTTCAAAAGGAACACGCAGCAGTCACCAATCGCTCCATCAATGCGCAAAGCATACTTAGCCCGGCAATGGCAGTTGCGGGTCCAACTGGTGTGCCCAATCCAACCCAATATACCAATCCTAATACCGGTGTATTGGCGACTAATTCATTAGCCGTGCAATTGCAAACTGTGGCTCGCATCATCGCCGGTCGCAATGCTTTGGGTGCAAAACGGCAAGTGTTCTTTGTCAGTATGGGCGGCTTCGATACGCATGATTTTCAGCGCGCTAATCAAGCTGATCTGATGGCAAGGCTTTCGCACGCTATTGCTTATTTCGATGGCGTCATGGGCAATCTGCAAGGCAGCGACATGCGTAGCGCAGCCACGCTATTTACCGCATCCGATTTTGGTCGTACCTTTACCAGCAATGGCGACGGCACCGACCACGGCTGGGGTTCTCACCACTTTATCGTCGGTGGCGCAGTCAAAGGAAAAAATATTTATGGAACCTTTCCCGTCACTGGACTAAAACATACGCAAGACGTAGGCTCAGGTAGTTTGTTGCCGCAGTTCTCGGTTGATCAGTACGGTGCAACACTAGCTAGCTGGTTTGGCCTTAGCGCTACGCAAATCAGCGACGTCTTCCCGAACATCAAAAATTTTACTAACCAGAACTTAGGCTTTATGAGCTAAGGACGATACACCTAGGCATCAATCGTTTCAAGAATATATTGCTAGGCAGGTAAGTAAGGTATCAACATAATGCGCTCAAACGTAAATTGGCCAACAGCTTAGCGGGCGGCAGCCTGAACCGACAAAGTCGGCTCGAATTTGGAGTAAGTTGAGGACTGAACGGCGAACCAAAACAGAGGCATATTAGGCACGACATTAGCGCGCCGGTTCTGGCGCACTAATGTGTTTGATGAAGTGTGTTTTGAATGCGACTACCGCAGAAATTATGCCCTCGGCAAAGTAACGCCCTGCTGACCTTGGTATTTTCCGCCACGATCTTTGTACGATGTTTCGCAAATTTCATCGCTCTCAAAAAACAAGACCTGAGCACAACCCTCACCCGCATAAATCTTGGCTGGCAATGGCGTCGTATTAGAGAATTCCAAAGTCACATAACCTTCCCACTCTGGCTCAAATGGCGTCACATTCACGATGATGCCGCAACGTGCATAGGTTGACTTACCAAGGCAGATCGTCAACACACTACGCGGAATGCGAAAGTATTCCATCGTTCTGGCAAGTGCGAATGAATTTGGCGGAATGATGCAGACATCGCCTTTAAAGTCGACAAACGACTTCTCATCAAAATTCTTAGGATCGACGATTGTGCTGTTGATATTAGTAAAAATCTTAAACTCGTCGGCGCAACGAATATCATAACCATAAGAAGAAGTACCGTAACTAACAATCTTTTCCTCACCACGCAAACGCACCTGCCCTGGCTCAAACGGCTCAATCATGGCGTGCTCTTGCGCCATACGGCGTATCCATTTATCGGCTTTAATACTCATGTGTTTTCTACCCAGGTTGGTTTGATTTTGGATAGGATTTTACGCGAAATCGGGTTCAAATTTCATCTTGTTACCGGATGTTTTTATTTTAAGATCGATTCAAGACGATATCGACAGGCTAATTGTCCGCACTAATCCCGGAAAAAAAAGCCGAACATCCGCCAGATACAAAAATTACCTATTTCCATTTTAGAGTTCATTAATATTTCGTCTATTAGCATGCCAAATGATAAAGTTAACATTAGCAAGAAATAAGCAATTCTAAACGCCGCACTTACCTATTATTTTGCAAAGGCTAAGAGCAAAAAACTTGATCTAAGGATGTTTTTATCTAATGAACAATATTCCGACCGCAGATAACAGTTCTCGCGATAACGCATTTATATCCAATCTCAAAATTGGCTTGCGTGCAGTATTATTTTTGCGTTTTTCAAAGGAAGAACTCTATGTGAGCTGGTCGCAAGTCGTACTTTTGACAGCCATTCACTTAACACTATTATTTTCCTTGGATTTTGTTCATATCGGTTTTACTGGCGAATTCAATTGGTTTGGCTTACCTGGAGCAATATTTACCTTACCAATGATGATCATTGTCGCTTGGGCAATGACCTTGTCTGCGAATCAATCTGACAAGACATTATCGCTTTTAGTCGTGTTTTGCTTACTCACAATTCCATACGAGATGAGTTTTCAATTATTAAATTGGATACTTAGTCGGCAGTTTGTTAAAGGCCTGATTGGCCAATGGGCCAGTAGCGCTACAGATATGTGGTTCGCATTGGCATGCGGACTTGCCGCAATAAGATTGCTTGAAATTAAAGGAATACGAAGGATTATCTTATTGCTGCCGGTCTTACTTATATGTGGTACTTCTTCACAAGTCATGCAATACAAAACACTTTGGAGAAAACCGTATGACCCAGAAATATCGAGAAATTTTTACGAACAACGCCATATTTTAGAAAGTGAGAACGTATTTTATTTACAACCAAATTTGCTTGAGCAGGAACTGGCAGCGGTTATGCCCAGTAACCAAAAGACTCCTGTGCTGTTTTTCGTGGGCGTGGCTGGGTATTCTGATCAAGACGTTTTCATGAAAGAAGTCCATTACGTTGAAGAGCTATTTAAAAAACGCTTTGGTACATCTGGACACTCTATAACGTTGATCAATAATTCAAAGACAGCAACTACATCGCCAATTGCCAGCACAACTAGCTTATCGCGATCACTAAAAAAAATAAGTGAGTCGATGGATAAGAATAAAGACATTCTGTTTTTATATATGACATCGCATGGATCAAAAGATCATAAATTCTCTCTAGATTTTGGGTCGATGCAGTTCAACGATCTGAATCCCGAGCGTTTGCGAGACATGCTAAATGAATCAGGTATCAAGCGAAGAGTAATCGTCATATCGGCGTGCTATTCAGGAGGATTTATTGACAAGCTAAAGGACTCTAATACTTTAATCATTACCTCGGCGGCGGCAGACAAGACCTCATTCGGCTGTAGTAACGAAGCAGATTTCACCTATTTTGGTCAGGCCTATTTTGATGAGGCGCTACAAAAAACTGATTCTTTTGTTGATGCATTTAACCTTGCAAAACCGCTCATAGCAGCACGAGAAAAGGAAGATGATTACACACCATCAGATCCAGGTATTTTTGTCGGAGAGAACATCAAAATAGCACTTGCAGAATTCAGCCATCAGTTGTCGACAAAGCGTGTCAATCAATCTGTGCTGTCTTATCAGCAAGCTAAAACCACAACTCTCAATAAAGAAATTAATCAAGATAATCCAATCAAGATTCCATCTGCATTAATAAAATCGCCGACTGAAGAAAAGGAGAACACTCGCATTCGACAAGCAAATCAACTCATCGTTTTAATGAAATATCGTAATTTAATTGAAGATAGTATCGTCCTATGTAAAGAGGGGGCAAAATCGCGTACTCCAAATAGTATTGTAAAAGAACAGCCGAATTATTTTAGGGGAATCACGCCCCAATCCAAGCTCTGGCCAGAGGTAGTAAGCGCATATGAGGATTATTTCAACGAATCCTGTGAATATACTAGCAACGATTATTTACTTACTATGAACCGCGTGTATTCTTCAAGTTTAACGACAGCAGAACTATCGAATATCATTAAATTTTATTCATCACCTGTGGGCGAAAAGTTTGTCATTGCCAATTTAACCGCCAGCACTGCGCTACAGAAAGAGTTATCCCGCCAAATGTCGGCAAAAAGTGAAGCTGCTGATACCAAGTTTAAACAAAAGATTGCTGTTCTCGGGGAAACTGAAGCTCGTCCAAAAACAAAAGATCAGATGAGACCGAAATCCTGGTGGAAATTTTGGTGAGTATATGAATTAAACTCAACATAGCTCGCTTTTAAGGATAAAAATTAGCCCCCTATAGCCGCCTAAAATACTGGCGCTTAACTTCGATAACAATATTCTCTACATGACCAATATCGCGACGACTCCATCAGAGGGCGAATTATTTAAAAAAATATTAGGTGCAGAATGGTTAGAACTTCATCCAGATATTCAGGCCCGTTTTGCAAAAAATCCAACGCCAAATCAGCCATTACACTATGTCGGTCATCTAAGCGAACTGAAATGCTCTAAGTTCGGAAAATTACTGGGTTTTCTGACCATGCCAATGATTAAAGGCGCGCTCATTCCATACAATGATGCAAATTTTCCAGTAGATATTCAAGTCTATTCAAAACCAGATTGCCCCTCCATTTTCAAGCAGCGGATTTATCGGCTACACGGACGCAAACCCATACAATTTACGTCGTATATGAAAGAAAGCGAAAAAGGCGAAGTCTTAGAATATGTCGGTATGGGGCTGGGTATGAAATTACTGCTACGCGTGCAAGAGGGTGATTTACATTTCACTAGCGATGGCTATTTTTGGGAAGTCTTTGGCTACCGCATTTCTATACCCAGCATACTAACGCCGGGAAAGACCTACCTTTGCCACCGAAATGACAATCCAAATCAGTTTAATATACGGATAGAAATTAAACACGATTTGTTTGGAACTAGCTTTACTCAAGTCGGCGTATTCCATGATCTCAATACTGATCATGGAATACCTAAATTTTAACGACTTGATTAAGTCCTGACATGTAGCCTTTTCTGGTTTTTATAAAGTACCAGTCGAACGGGATGCAGTGCTATCGGCTTGAGCTATGGCTGACTCGTCTGGCGCTGTTTTGCTATCTTGAGAAATTATCGATAAGGTTTGATGCGCAGATGTAGAGTTTGCTTGCTTGTACAACTGAGTAAAAGTGTTTCTGACCCGATCTGATTTCAGGAAATACATACTCCATAACAAACCAGCAATCGTGTCCTTTGCTAAGGCCATCCAATCTTTGCTCATCGTTACCGCGGCCGCTTGATGTATTTTTGCTGATAACAGCATGTCAAGCAGCCGGATAATAATCATTGATAGCGAGAACGCAATGAAGACTGCAGGCGCACTCCGACGTTGCTTAAAGAACAGCACAACCAGCAAGGTTGAAAAAGTAAATCCACCGATATTAACGATCAGTTCAAATAGTAGTAACGGAATGCGGTAAGGATGGTAAAGGGTATTGCCAACGGTTGAAAAAGAGATCCATTGATCCATTCCATAGATATTCAGAGACTGCACTAAATCCGATAGCATTGAAAATGGTGCGATAACAATCGAAATCGCGGGGATAATTAACCAACCGCCAAACCCCTTCAACAAGCCACCGTCTTGAAATTAAGTCACTACCCAAGTAGTAGTTTAGGAAAAAAATTGTGGCGAAATAGATAATTAGGACAGTGCTACAGTATCAATATCTGACACATCCACCTCCAACTAACATCAACAAATCATCTGTGTCTATGACATATCACGGCGTCCCAATGACGCAGACTGGCTCACTAGAGACTTGATTGGACGCATGCTTGGCATACTCAACCTGCACTTCTACCGGCAAATGAATATTGTTCTTCACCGCGGTCATTTCAGCCAAAATGGAGATCGCAATTTCTGCCGGAGTTTTGCTGCCGATGTATAGACCAATCGGGCCATGCAGTTTTGCGAGTTGCGCATCGCTGACGTCGAATTCTTTGAGTCTTTCTCGCCGCTTGCTGTTGTTGGCGCGGGAGCCGATGGCACCGACATAGAAAGCATCGGATTTTAAAGCTTCCATCAGCGCTAAATCGTCCAGCTTGGGATCATGAGTTAAGGCGACCACTGCGCTGCGGCTGTCTAATTGCATCTCCTGCACCAGATCATCTGGCATGGCGTGCACGACTTGTACGCCTTCTACTTGCCATCCTGCTCGGTATTCTTCTCTGGGGTCGCAAACGGTGACATGGTAATCCATGCCGACCGCAATGCTGGCGAGGAAGCGGGACAGTTGCCCGGCACCGATAATCAGCAAACGCCAGCGTGGGCCATGTATCGTCGTAAGTGCTGTTTCTGAAATCTGTAAGCTCATCGCCGACTTCGCAAGATCGAGTCTGACCTCACCAGTATGCAAATCTAATCTGCGCGCCACCAACTCATGTTGCGCTAATCTTTGTAGTAATTCTGTAATCCGGCTGTGCGCGGATAAAGGTTCTAATGCTAGTTGTATCGTGCCGCCACAAGGCAAGCCGAAGCGATGCGCTTCATCGGCGGTGATGCCGTAAGTGACTATCTCTGGCAAGGTTCGTTGTATGCCTTCTTGCCGGACACGCTCAATCAAATCGTCTTCGATACAACCGCCAGAAACGGAGCCGACTACTTGTCCGTCATCACAAATCGCCAACATGGCACCTTCTGGTCTGGGACTAGAACCCCAGGTTTTGATGACGGTAACCAACTCGCATTTGCGTCCGGCCTGTAGCCATAAGGCGCAGGCTTTTAGCACTTCCAGATCAATACTGTCCATGACAATCCAAAATGAGGGTGCAGTGCTTATGCGGCTTACAGGCCATTTTTGCCTTGGAAACCGCATAAGGTATGCAGGATGAAATCGCTAAATAGTGGATGAGATAGTGGATGAAATACGACTAAGTGAATTATTCTACGCTGAATCCACTTAGTCGCTCTTCATTGCGCAATTGCTATGCGGCAGCGATTTTCTCTGGTGTCAAAGGCAAGCTACGCAAGCGTTTGCCAGTAGCAGCGAATAAGGCATTCGCTACGGCCGGCCCGATCAATGCAGTTGCCGGTTCACCTATACCGCCTGGTTTTTCGGTGCTTTGTACTAAGGTCACATTGATCTTAGGCATTTCAACCATGCGTAAGACGGGATAGTTATGGAAGTTGGTTTGCTGCACGCGTCCATTTTCCAAGGTAATGTCACCATACAAGGCGGCAGTCAGTCCGAAGGCAATGCTGGACTGGATTTGTGCCTCGACCGTATCGGGATTGACCATGTGCCCGAGATCAGCCACTACCGTAA of the Undibacterium sp. 5I1 genome contains:
- a CDS encoding arginine/lysine/ornithine decarboxylase, encoding MKFRFPIVIIDEDFRSENTSGLGIRALADAMEKEGMEVLGVTSYGDLSQFAQQQSRASAFILSIDDEEFGDGTDEETDHALKSLRAFVEEIRYKNADIPIYLYGETRTSRHIPNDILRELHGFIHMFEDTPEFVARHIIREAKSYLDGLSPPFFRALVHYANDGSYSWHCPGHSGGVAFLKSPIGQMFHQFFGENMLRADVCNAVEELGQLLDHTGPVAASERNAARIFNADHCYFVTNGTSTSNKMVWHSTVAPGDIVVVDRNCHKSILHSIIMCGAIPVFLMPTRNHLGIIGPIPLEEFSMESIRKKIEANPFARNAKNKKPRILTITQSTYDGVLYNVETLKDLLDGEIDTLHFDEAWLPHATFHPFYQDMHAIGKDRPRAKKSMIFSTQSTHKLLAGISQASQILVRESETVKLDKDSFNEAYLMHTSTSPQYSIIASCDVAAAMMEAPGGTALVEESILEALDFRRAMRKVDQEWGKDWWFQVWGPDTLSENGMASRDDWMINAEDDWHGFGKLAPGFNMLDPIKATIVTPGLSLEGNFSATGIPASIVTKYLAEHGVIVEKAGLYSFFIMFTIGITKGRWNTLLTALQQFKDDYDKNQPMWRILPEFATANPRYEQIGLKDLSQSIHEVYKASDVARLTTEMYLSDMQPAMKPSDAFAKMAHREIERVAINDLEGRVTAILLTPYPPGIPLLIPGERFNKTIVDYLKFVRDFNEKFPGFETDCHGLVKAEVDGKRGYFVDCVRLGAELSE
- a CDS encoding flagellar brake protein; the encoded protein is MNELSTLVPIKKTEIKVGEASPWPIYDAWGNLLLDSGCIVNSERQLADLIENGYCSDTTWADVGKKSSPPISTLSKPPSTVAKPPVSELNKDELMELDSVRWHVGEIFYLQVHDNAALRYTVRLIGFVKNKSIIVSPPMIDGKGALIRDGQTFIVRAFPGKKAYAFTASAIKSVFTPYAYLHLSYPKQVRCTTIRQNSRANVKIIAAVSIGDPEQTAAATLGDLSMGGSSGVLKKLIGKKNDLGTIKFKVNAAGNDEYLVLNVILRSISPTETGDEYRYGFEFVDVPTQSKLILSAFVHQTLAEIE
- a CDS encoding DUF1800 domain-containing protein, which produces MPYRLIKLAATSALVALLTSCGGGGGSDTSNSNSGTGTGGGTSPPPVAIVPPTQAQAARMLGQASFGATTTDINSVVTSGYSSWIDTQFAIPQTLHRNYMDSISATLPTGTTISQNQFFESFWQQAITGKDQLRQRVTFALSQIFVVSFQDSTVANFPRGVASYYDTLGTNAFGNFRSLLENVSLHPMMGIYLTSLRNQKESGTQTPDENYAREVMQLLTIGLYELNPDGSLKLNNGKPIETYTNTDITGMAKVFTGWSWAGPDKSDSRFFGGTPDANRDWQPMQSYPKYHSTSEKAFLGVTVPAQSTPNPEASLKTALDRLFNHNNAAPFFSKQLIQRLVTSNPSPQYVGRVAAVFADNGQGVRGDMKAIIKAVLLDTEARTDVSSSTTTAGKLREPVIRLANWMRAFNASSASKRFLLGSLDDPLSALGQTPMRSSSVFNFYRPGYVPPNTSLASATPELVAPEFQITGETSVVGYLNFMRDVIQNGTGSSRDVTADYSSLIALADTPDKLLDQVSLLLTSNQMSATLRNQILAAVNSVAISTTSTTAADTARKNRVYLSIFLTMASPEYIVQK
- a CDS encoding DUF1501 domain-containing protein — translated: MSHKMNASRREFLRMSSMLSVVGATTAPFAINLATMASAAAQSAPTDYKALICLFMNGGNDHGNTVLATDSTSWTQYLSVRTTTDTGSIALPAVGTPGGVIPITPTTTQAGRSFALHPNLVELKGLFDSGRAAIISNVAPLIVPTTLAQYRAASVPLPPKLFSHNDQQSLWQAYAPEGAAYGWGGRMGDLMVANNSNPIFTSISASGNAVFLAGKTVNQYQISSSGAVPIGGLSGALFGSTAGANPLKAIITADNPHLFQKEHAAVTNRSINAQSILSPAMAVAGPTGVPNPTQYTNPNTGVLATNSLAVQLQTVARIIAGRNALGAKRQVFFVSMGGFDTHDFQRANQADLMARLSHAIAYFDGVMGNLQGSDMRSAATLFTASDFGRTFTSNGDGTDHGWGSHHFIVGGAVKGKNIYGTFPVTGLKHTQDVGSGSLLPQFSVDQYGATLASWFGLSATQISDVFPNIKNFTNQNLGFMS
- the dcd gene encoding dCTP deaminase encodes the protein MSIKADKWIRRMAQEHAMIEPFEPGQVRLRGEEKIVSYGTSSYGYDIRCADEFKIFTNINSTIVDPKNFDEKSFVDFKGDVCIIPPNSFALARTMEYFRIPRSVLTICLGKSTYARCGIIVNVTPFEPEWEGYVTLEFSNTTPLPAKIYAGEGCAQVLFFESDEICETSYKDRGGKYQGQQGVTLPRA